TATTCTTATTTAACAGAAGATTTCAATACAGCTGGTACAAGCGATAAAGATGATCAATTCATCAGACTTGAAGCTTTATATAAATTCTAATTACAAAAGCTAAGCCTTATAGGCTTAGCTTATAATATCTCTAAAACTATCTCTTCTTTTAATCCTTGTATTTTTATATCTTTTATTTTTAACTCATTTGGTAGATTATTAAATAATTCTTCTTTTGTTTGTATATCATGTAATGCTAGTATTTTTAAAATCTTACCTCTATAAGCTTTAGCATAATGACTTAATATTTTAGAATTTTTTAAAAAAATAAAACTTAGGTGGGTTTGTTTATTTTTTTTAGATATAATCGGAGTTTATTTATATTTAATAAAAAGGTAATACCATGTTTCGTATTATTTTGACTAGTTTTTTATTTATAAGCTCGCTTATGGCTTTTAATGTTAAATCATTATTAACCTATACTTTTAATGATAATACTAGTTATGATATAGAAAAAGCAAAAAATATATATTTTCAAAACAAATGTAATGTTTGTCATGGTGATAATGGAGAAAAAACTTCTTTCAATAAAAGGGCTATAAAAGATTTATCACCTGCTCAGATTAAGGGTTCTTTGAAAGATTATGCAAATGGCTATTATAAAAACAATGATACTGAAAATATCCAAATGGGAATTTACGCAAAAAAGCTAAGTGATAACGATATTAATCACATCATTGCATATTTAAAAGGTCAAAATTTTTCTATAGAGCTTAAT
The genomic region above belongs to Campylobacter peloridis LMG 23910 and contains:
- a CDS encoding c-type cytochrome codes for the protein MFRIILTSFLFISSLMAFNVKSLLTYTFNDNTSYDIEKAKNIYFQNKCNVCHGDNGEKTSFNKRAIKDLSPAQIKGSLKDYANGYYKNNDTENIQMGIYAKKLSDNDINHIIAYLKGQNFSIELNQKDLLEEEPAPKTKHNTFLK